In a genomic window of Meiothermus sp. QL-1:
- a CDS encoding MBL fold metallo-hydrolase — MIHILDLQDRAPQVIAAFLLETEEGPVLFETGPESRFSTLLDGLNGLGYAASDVRHVFVTHIHLDHAGAAWRMAERGATIYVHPRGAPHLVDPSRLWTSAQRIYGEQMETLWGQMGTVPEKQVRALEDGEVVRLGGVEVRAVETPGHASHHHAYLIGREALIAGDIAGVRIGRGLALPPCPPPEVHLEGWLQSLAKLRALGPRRLYLTHFGLFEDVEAHLEGLGHRLRTWADWVKERLKAGQPREEMVAEFEAWVMEELRKAGLSPEEMGVYELANPARMSVDGLVRYWNKYHPEEVMA; from the coding sequence GTGATCCACATCCTCGACCTACAAGACCGGGCCCCGCAGGTCATCGCCGCTTTCCTGCTGGAGACGGAAGAAGGGCCGGTGCTCTTCGAAACTGGGCCTGAGTCGCGCTTCTCGACCCTGCTGGATGGCCTCAACGGGCTGGGGTATGCGGCTTCAGATGTGCGGCACGTGTTCGTGACCCACATCCACCTGGACCATGCGGGCGCGGCCTGGCGCATGGCCGAGCGGGGAGCAACCATCTACGTTCATCCCAGGGGGGCGCCCCACCTGGTCGACCCCAGCAGGCTCTGGACCTCGGCCCAGCGCATCTACGGCGAGCAGATGGAGACCCTCTGGGGCCAGATGGGCACGGTGCCAGAAAAGCAGGTACGCGCGCTGGAAGACGGTGAGGTGGTGCGGCTGGGAGGGGTGGAGGTTCGGGCCGTGGAGACCCCGGGCCATGCCAGCCACCACCACGCCTACCTGATTGGCAGGGAGGCCCTGATTGCCGGGGATATAGCCGGGGTGCGAATCGGTCGCGGGCTGGCCCTGCCGCCCTGCCCGCCCCCGGAGGTTCACCTCGAAGGCTGGTTGCAATCCCTGGCCAAGCTGCGGGCCCTTGGGCCCCGCCGCCTCTACCTCACCCACTTCGGCCTCTTCGAGGATGTAGAAGCCCATCTGGAGGGGTTGGGGCATCGGCTGCGGACCTGGGCCGACTGGGTCAAGGAGCGGCTCAAGGCGGGCCAGCCCCGCGAAGAGATGGTGGCGGAGTTCGAGGCTTGGGTGATGGAGGAGCTGCGCAAGGCGGGCCTTTCGCCCGAGGAGATGGGGGTGTACGAGCTGGCCAATCCGGCCCGGATGAGCGTGGACGGGTTGGTGCGCTACTGGAACAAGTACCACCCCGAGGAGGTAATGGCCTGA
- a CDS encoding tRNA (adenine-N1)-methyltransferase, producing the protein MTFGELALLQDSRGRTYLFRLQEGGAFHYHRGFIRHEAIQAAGPGGRLVTPHGEVFTVHRPSLEDYVLKMPRAATPTYPKDAITLCLLLDLAPGMRVLEAGSGSGGLTLFLARAVGPSGEVHSYENRPRHLAQAQHNLRAFEDWGNVTWVEADLAQAELPLDFFDAVALDMMEPWKVLPAVTPALKVDRFLACYLPNLTQVLTLLQSIEAQKLPYLLERTLEVLHREWEIRPPVAHPRFQQVGHTAFLVQLRRLKD; encoded by the coding sequence ATGACCTTTGGCGAACTCGCCCTGCTGCAGGATTCGCGGGGCCGCACCTACCTCTTCCGCTTGCAGGAGGGAGGGGCCTTCCACTACCACCGGGGTTTCATCCGTCACGAGGCCATTCAGGCCGCAGGCCCTGGCGGCCGGTTGGTTACCCCCCATGGCGAAGTCTTTACCGTACACCGGCCCAGCCTGGAAGACTACGTGCTCAAGATGCCCCGCGCCGCCACCCCCACCTACCCCAAAGACGCCATCACCCTCTGCCTGCTGCTCGACCTGGCCCCCGGCATGCGGGTGCTGGAGGCGGGCTCGGGCTCAGGTGGGCTGACTTTGTTCCTCGCCCGGGCGGTAGGTCCCTCAGGAGAGGTGCACAGCTACGAGAACCGCCCCAGGCACCTGGCCCAGGCCCAGCACAACCTGCGGGCCTTCGAGGACTGGGGCAACGTGACCTGGGTGGAAGCCGATCTGGCCCAGGCCGAGCTACCCCTCGACTTCTTCGATGCTGTGGCCCTAGACATGATGGAGCCCTGGAAGGTGCTGCCGGCGGTGACCCCCGCGCTAAAGGTAGACCGCTTCCTGGCCTGCTACCTCCCCAACCTGACCCAGGTGCTCACCCTTTTGCAAAGCATCGAAGCGCAAAAGCTGCCCTACTTGCTCGAGCGCACCCTGGAGGTGCTGCACCGCGAGTGGGAGATCCGCCCCCCCGTGGCCCACCCCAGGTTCCAGCAAGTGGGGCATACCGCTTTTCTGGTGCAGCTTCGAAGACTCAAGGACTGA
- a CDS encoding metal-sensitive transcriptional regulator: MNTSQLNGETLEGILKRLRRIEGQVRGLQRMVEEGRSCEEVLTQMTAAKRAMESASALILQEFLTLCANDIARGDHKKPAQIAAMLRRFVG, from the coding sequence GTGAACACGAGCCAGCTCAACGGGGAAACCCTGGAGGGAATCCTAAAGCGTCTGCGCCGTATTGAGGGGCAGGTGCGGGGTCTGCAAAGAATGGTGGAGGAGGGGCGCTCCTGCGAGGAGGTGCTGACCCAGATGACGGCCGCCAAGAGAGCTATGGAGTCGGCTTCTGCCCTGATTCTCCAGGAGTTTTTGACCCTTTGCGCGAACGATATCGCCAGGGGCGATCATAAAAAGCCGGCTCAAATAGCGGCCATGCTTCGCCGGTTTGTCGGCTAG
- a CDS encoding response regulator transcription factor has protein sequence MRLLIADDHPLFRMGLRVALERAGFGVVGEAGDGEEAVERSLALLPDGVLLDVRMPKLDGIAATRALRDRRYRGIIALLTTFNEPVLLQQAAYAGADAYWLKELPPEVLAERLRRLERGLEPRLRAPELPRLTLREQEVLAWMAQGLSTKEIARRLQLSPETVKDHLLRLYEKLGARNRIEALERARALGLL, from the coding sequence ATGCGCCTCCTCATCGCCGATGACCACCCACTCTTCCGCATGGGCCTGCGGGTGGCCTTGGAGCGGGCGGGCTTTGGGGTGGTGGGGGAGGCCGGCGATGGGGAGGAGGCGGTGGAGCGCTCTTTAGCGCTTTTGCCCGATGGGGTGCTGCTGGATGTGCGGATGCCAAAGCTGGACGGGATTGCCGCCACCAGGGCCCTGCGCGATAGGCGTTACCGGGGGATAATCGCGCTGCTCACCACCTTCAACGAGCCCGTGCTGTTGCAACAGGCCGCTTATGCTGGGGCCGATGCCTACTGGTTGAAGGAGCTGCCTCCAGAGGTGCTGGCCGAGCGGCTCAGGCGGCTCGAGCGGGGCCTGGAGCCGCGCCTGCGGGCGCCCGAATTGCCCCGGCTAACCCTTCGGGAGCAGGAGGTGCTGGCCTGGATGGCCCAGGGGCTTTCTACCAAGGAAATCGCCCGCCGCCTGCAGTTATCCCCTGAAACAGTCAAGGACCACCTCTTGCGGCTGTATGAAAAGCTGGGGGCCCGCAACCGCATCGAAGCGCTGGAGCGGGCCCGCGCCTTGGGCCTACTCTGA
- a CDS encoding type II secretion system protein yields the protein MNTRGLTFIEVIVAAGALAVVLGIFTTLLVGNIRQSAVVGGRAQANQIGIFLGRQILEADDRALPPAGSSFNWDYGQLSSSTTGFATLTAEQQFGNIGLYRASITNQGTPSWAGSGWQVSQYRIEVCWRSPEGEQCVRQSIVGPSPALAGNELVTNIN from the coding sequence ATGAACACCCGAGGCCTGACCTTCATAGAGGTGATTGTGGCGGCGGGGGCCTTGGCCGTGGTGCTAGGGATTTTCACCACCTTGCTGGTGGGCAACATCCGCCAAAGCGCGGTGGTGGGTGGACGGGCCCAGGCCAACCAGATCGGCATCTTTCTGGGCCGGCAGATCCTTGAAGCCGATGATCGCGCCCTACCCCCAGCGGGCAGCAGCTTTAACTGGGACTATGGCCAGCTCAGCAGCTCCACCACGGGCTTCGCTACCCTGACCGCCGAGCAGCAGTTCGGCAACATTGGCCTGTACCGTGCCAGCATCACCAACCAAGGAACCCCCTCCTGGGCGGGCAGCGGCTGGCAGGTGAGCCAGTACCGCATCGAGGTCTGCTGGCGCAGCCCCGAGGGGGAGCAGTGCGTGCGCCAGAGCATCGTGGGGCCGTCGCCGGCCCTAGCCGGCAATGAGCTGGTGACCAACATTAACTGA
- a CDS encoding amino acid ABC transporter ATP-binding protein gives MGFLEVKNVVKRFGANEVLRGLSLTVEEHQVVCLIGPSGCGKSTLLRCINGLEEIQGGEIRLRGDRITGPGVDLNALRREVGIVFQSFNLFPHMTVLQNITLAPTRVLGLPEAEAREKAMALLKRIGLEHKAQAYPDQLSGGQQQRVAIARALAMEPTLLLLDEITSALDPELVSEVLNLLRELAQEGMTMILATHEMGFAREVASKVCFLYGGVVHEEGPPEAIFKSPRSERTQQFLGRIIEAGRL, from the coding sequence ATGGGCTTTTTAGAAGTGAAGAACGTGGTCAAGCGCTTTGGGGCCAACGAGGTGCTGCGGGGCCTCAGTCTTACGGTAGAGGAACACCAGGTGGTCTGTCTTATCGGTCCTTCTGGGTGCGGGAAGTCCACCCTGCTGCGCTGCATCAACGGGCTGGAGGAGATCCAGGGGGGGGAGATCCGGCTCAGGGGGGACCGCATCACCGGGCCTGGGGTGGACCTCAATGCCCTGCGGCGGGAGGTGGGGATTGTGTTTCAGAGCTTCAACCTTTTTCCCCACATGACCGTGCTGCAGAACATCACCCTAGCCCCCACCAGGGTGCTCGGGCTCCCCGAGGCCGAGGCCAGGGAAAAGGCCATGGCCCTGTTGAAGCGGATCGGGCTCGAGCACAAAGCCCAGGCCTACCCCGACCAGCTTTCAGGGGGGCAGCAGCAGCGGGTGGCCATCGCGCGAGCGCTGGCCATGGAACCCACCCTGCTGCTTCTGGACGAGATTACCTCGGCCCTGGACCCCGAGCTGGTCTCGGAGGTTCTGAATCTCCTGCGCGAGCTGGCCCAGGAGGGGATGACCATGATTCTGGCCACCCACGAGATGGGCTTTGCCCGCGAGGTGGCCAGCAAGGTTTGCTTTCTGTACGGAGGAGTGGTGCACGAGGAAGGGCCGCCCGAGGCCATATTCAAAAGCCCCCGGAGTGAGCGTACCCAGCAGTTTCTGGGCCGGATTATCGAGGCGGGGAGACTCTAA
- a CDS encoding sensor histidine kinase KdpD: protein MPLKHQLAWVIGLLAFLPNLVIALTFWFSSGEVQFFLLLWLFVLAFLAALVGYWLAGALLRPVDELTRSLHYLRGSGRALAELSLPSPKEPPPAEIAQLREGFEELLLHLRELLEAREATYAALTHDLKTPLLAALRALEYLEEADKIGPEKRKEMLRTLKEELYRSYLLVENLLTASRLEARRVEPENLNLRAILEDFRLRYAQQAQRRGLRLEIEGAGLARAERLLLERALANLTENALRHAKSRVVLRAGEGWLEVEDDGPGLPDSLEILSQPFRSQRLRGVRAGSAGLGLYVARRVAEAHGGRLECLALPYPGSRLRLWLGPR, encoded by the coding sequence ATGCCGCTCAAGCACCAGCTGGCCTGGGTGATTGGGCTTTTGGCTTTCCTTCCCAACCTGGTCATCGCCCTTACCTTTTGGTTTTCCTCTGGGGAAGTGCAGTTTTTTTTGCTGTTGTGGCTTTTTGTGCTGGCGTTTTTGGCGGCGCTGGTGGGTTACTGGCTGGCCGGCGCCCTGTTGCGCCCGGTGGACGAGCTAACCCGAAGCCTGCACTATCTGCGCGGGTCGGGCCGTGCCCTGGCCGAGCTTTCCCTGCCCTCACCCAAGGAGCCGCCCCCTGCGGAGATTGCGCAACTACGGGAGGGCTTCGAGGAGCTGCTCTTACACCTGCGCGAGCTGTTGGAGGCCCGCGAGGCCACCTATGCCGCCCTCACCCACGACCTGAAGACCCCTCTTCTGGCCGCTTTGCGAGCCCTGGAGTATTTGGAGGAGGCCGATAAAATTGGGCCTGAAAAGCGCAAGGAGATGCTCAGGACACTGAAGGAGGAGCTTTACCGCAGCTATCTTCTGGTGGAGAACCTGCTCACCGCCAGTCGCCTGGAAGCGCGCCGGGTAGAGCCCGAGAACCTCAACCTGCGGGCCATTTTGGAGGACTTCCGCCTGCGCTATGCCCAGCAGGCCCAGAGGCGCGGCCTGCGCTTGGAGATTGAAGGGGCTGGGCTGGCGCGGGCTGAGCGGCTTTTGCTCGAGCGGGCCCTGGCCAACCTGACCGAGAATGCCCTGCGCCACGCCAAAAGCCGGGTGGTGCTTCGGGCGGGGGAGGGGTGGCTCGAGGTGGAGGACGACGGCCCGGGCCTACCCGATAGCCTGGAGATTCTTTCCCAGCCCTTCCGCAGCCAGCGCTTGCGGGGGGTGCGGGCGGGGAGCGCGGGGCTTGGGCTCTACGTGGCCCGGCGGGTGGCCGAGGCCCACGGGGGAAGGTTGGAGTGTCTGGCCCTGCCCTATCCGGGCAGCCGGCTGCGCCTGTGGCTGGGGCCGCGGTGA
- a CDS encoding type II secretion system protein — translation MWRSSYRPLIAGWGFTLLELLVVMAILGVAAGIGLAQFRNLAQRQEALATVDQIRQLFWQGATAAASRGGTNFLLVRSGNTLRVESQVDGSVLRSVTLPAGVSCSLPQGTLATFTSPGKVNFSSSFPPNRQFTITANGQTFTLTATLIGEVRRQ, via the coding sequence ATGTGGCGTTCCTCTTACCGACCTCTTATAGCTGGTTGGGGCTTTACCCTGCTCGAGCTGTTGGTGGTGATGGCTATCTTAGGAGTGGCCGCCGGGATTGGCCTGGCCCAGTTTCGCAATCTCGCCCAGCGCCAGGAAGCCCTGGCCACGGTGGACCAGATCCGCCAGCTTTTCTGGCAGGGGGCCACGGCAGCCGCCAGCCGCGGGGGCACCAACTTCCTCCTGGTGCGCAGCGGCAATACGCTGCGGGTAGAGTCCCAGGTGGACGGGAGCGTGTTGCGCAGTGTCACCCTCCCTGCAGGGGTGAGCTGCAGTCTACCGCAGGGAACCCTGGCCACCTTTACCTCGCCGGGCAAGGTTAACTTCTCCAGCAGCTTTCCCCCCAATCGCCAGTTCACCATCACGGCCAACGGCCAGACCTTCACCCTAACGGCGACTTTGATTGGGGAGGTGCGGCGGCAATGA
- a CDS encoding DUF4900 domain-containing protein codes for MRRSEGIAIVVALTIILVLSVVSGLVFTRTMNDLRASRDNTAVAQAVNLARGGAVAASALLANEVRMALESLVRSASPSQGGISTSDIWYYGGNDILPNPATVATRLSLLAANLQNSVNTLICNRNFAPDGSGATVQVRIYFVKTSVCGQPFPAGAELPSGYVVDNDNNPATPLTRQTQGYALPYVMLVTASPGTPYQRNVLVQGEYRFLLTNGSFARYALFTNRHRNRANTAIWFTSGTLFDGPIHTNERFRFSFNPWFGGYVTSAGCTDAGESSCNGSISPGAFFGSGSSTTFLAPSQMTNPNAPSWTSGGVTHAPTFEGNPRVNWQEPFIPMPANAQNQRSAALAGGLYINSDVARLTLFAGDASGNPPSCNSAGVCTPATSPFQYIEVCLTASCTGSSRLLYRYGSDGILYRFSGVQWVVERIGFNGMIFAEGSINNLTGPSRSNSSDPNTAPPALASFAQITVANAGSGKNIQIRGDLKYQNPACTGTPTRSGNTVTRATCSNLSADNILGVYSQDGDILLGSGDNNSLQDLTIHGVLMTSRGEVAVQNFSSISPKGAIRLQGGIIQYTYGAFGQFNSSTGQMTAGYARQFTYDPRMQDRAPPFFPTTGVVQVSVATPLSFGQREQVY; via the coding sequence ATGAGGCGTTCTGAAGGCATCGCAATTGTGGTGGCGTTGACCATAATCCTGGTCCTGAGCGTGGTCAGCGGCCTGGTGTTCACCCGTACCATGAACGACCTGCGCGCCAGCCGGGACAATACCGCTGTGGCCCAGGCGGTCAACCTGGCCCGGGGGGGAGCGGTGGCGGCCTCGGCCCTGCTGGCCAACGAGGTGCGCATGGCATTGGAGAGCCTGGTGCGTTCGGCTAGCCCTAGCCAGGGGGGCATCAGCACCAGCGATATCTGGTACTACGGGGGCAATGACATTCTGCCCAACCCGGCCACGGTGGCCACGCGGCTCTCCCTGCTGGCAGCCAACCTGCAAAACAGCGTCAACACCTTGATTTGCAACCGAAACTTTGCCCCGGATGGCTCTGGGGCTACCGTGCAGGTGCGCATTTACTTCGTCAAGACCTCGGTCTGCGGCCAGCCCTTTCCTGCAGGGGCCGAGTTGCCCTCAGGGTATGTGGTGGACAACGACAACAACCCGGCCACCCCCCTCACCCGACAGACCCAGGGGTATGCCCTGCCCTACGTGATGCTGGTCACGGCCTCGCCCGGCACCCCCTACCAGCGCAACGTGCTGGTGCAGGGGGAGTACCGCTTTTTGCTCACCAACGGCAGCTTTGCCCGCTACGCCCTTTTTACCAACCGGCACCGCAACCGGGCCAACACCGCAATCTGGTTTACCAGCGGCACCTTGTTCGATGGACCCATTCACACCAACGAGCGCTTCCGCTTCTCCTTTAACCCCTGGTTTGGGGGGTATGTGACCAGTGCGGGCTGCACCGATGCGGGGGAGAGTAGCTGCAACGGGAGCATCAGCCCGGGGGCCTTTTTTGGTTCTGGCAGCTCCACCACCTTCCTCGCTCCTTCCCAGATGACCAACCCCAACGCGCCCTCCTGGACCAGCGGGGGTGTTACCCATGCGCCCACATTCGAGGGCAACCCAAGGGTGAACTGGCAGGAGCCATTCATTCCCATGCCGGCCAACGCCCAGAACCAGCGGAGCGCGGCCTTGGCGGGAGGGCTGTACATCAACTCGGATGTGGCCCGGCTAACCCTCTTTGCCGGGGATGCGAGCGGCAACCCCCCAAGCTGCAACAGCGCTGGGGTCTGCACCCCGGCCACCTCGCCCTTTCAGTACATCGAGGTCTGTCTTACAGCGAGCTGTACTGGGAGCAGCCGCCTTCTTTACCGCTATGGCTCCGATGGCATCCTCTACCGCTTCAGCGGGGTGCAATGGGTGGTGGAGCGGATCGGTTTCAACGGGATGATTTTTGCAGAAGGCAGCATCAACAACCTCACTGGGCCCAGCCGCTCTAACAGCAGCGACCCCAACACGGCCCCGCCGGCCCTGGCCTCCTTTGCCCAGATTACCGTGGCCAACGCTGGGAGCGGCAAGAACATCCAGATTCGGGGCGACCTCAAGTATCAAAACCCAGCCTGCACCGGCACCCCCACCCGCAGCGGCAACACGGTGACCCGGGCTACCTGTAGCAACCTCTCGGCCGATAACATCCTTGGGGTCTACAGCCAGGATGGGGATATCCTGCTGGGCAGCGGAGACAACAACTCGCTACAGGACCTGACCATTCATGGGGTTCTGATGACCTCCAGGGGCGAGGTAGCGGTGCAGAACTTCAGCAGCATCAGTCCTAAGGGTGCGATTCGGCTTCAGGGCGGTATCATCCAGTATACTTATGGGGCTTTCGGGCAGTTCAACAGCAGCACCGGCCAGATGACCGCTGGCTACGCGCGCCAGTTCACCTACGATCCCAGGATGCAGGACCGCGCCCCGCCCTTCTTCCCCACCACTGGGGTGGTTCAGGTGAGCGTGGCCACCCCCCTGAGCTTTGGCCAGCGGGAGCAGGTCTACTAA